One Phragmites australis chromosome 23, lpPhrAust1.1, whole genome shotgun sequence DNA window includes the following coding sequences:
- the LOC133906458 gene encoding cytochrome P450 90A4, with protein sequence MDASALPLLLLAAAAAAAVLVAAALKWLSAGWLSKKGAARLPPGSTGLPLIGETLRLISAYKTPNPEPFIDARVARHGGVFTTHVFGERTVFSADPAFNRLLLAAEGRAVDCSYPSSIATLLGAHSLLLTRGAAHKRLHSLTVTRLGRPASPPLLAHIDRLVLATMREWEPAATVRLLDEAKKITFNLTVKQLVSIEPGQWTESLRREYVKLIDGFFSIPFPFAYLLPFTTYGQALKARKKVAGALREVIRKRMDEKVENGGANGEDEDRREKKDMVEELLEAEGGSFSAEEMVDFCLSLLVAGYETTSVLMTLAVKFLTETPTALAQLKEEHDNIRDIKGKNQPLEWSDYKSMPFTQCVINETLRVANLISGVFRRANTDIHFKDYIIPKGCKIFASFRAVHLNNEHYENARTFDPWRWQSKNKLQNTVGANLFTPFGGGPRLCPGYELARVVVSVFLHHLVTRFSWEEAEEDRLVFFPTTRTLKGYPINLRRRPDSVF encoded by the exons ATGGACGCGAGCGCGCTGCCGCTGCTCCTCctggccgcggcggccgccgccgccgtcctggTCGCCGCAGCGCTGAAATGGCTCAGCGCCGGTTGGCTGTCGAAGAAGGGGGCGGCGCGGCTGCCGCCGGGCAGCACGGGGCTGCCGCTGAtcggggagacgctgcggctcATCTCCGCGTACAAGACGCCCAACCCGGAGCCCTTCATCGACGCGCGCGTGGCCCGCCACGGCGGCGTTTTCACCACCCACGTCTTTGGCGAGCGCACCGTCTTCTCCGCTGACCCGGCCTTcaaccgcctcctcctcgccgccgaggGCCGCGCCGTCGACTGCAGCTACCCGTCCTCCATTGCCACGCTGCTGGGCGCCCACTCCCTGCTCCTCACGCGGGGTGCCGCGCACAAGCGCCTCCACTCCCTCACAGTCACCCGCCTCGGCCgccccgcctcgccgccgctcctGGCCCACATCGACCGCCTCGTCCTAGCCACCATGCGGGAGTGGGAGCCCGCCGCCACCGTCCGCCTTCTCGACGAGGCGAAAAAGATCACCTTTAACCTTACCGTCAAGCAGCTTGTCAGCATCGAGCCAGGGCAATGGACCGAGAGCCTCCGCCGCGAGTACGTCAAGCTCATCGATGGATTCTTCTCCATCCCATTCCCCTTCGCCTATCTCCTCCCGTTCACCACCTACGGCCAGGCCCTCAAG GCGAGGAAGAAAGTGGCCGGGGCGCTACGGGAGGTGATAAGGAAGAGGATGGACGAGAAGGTAGAAAATGGTGGCGCGAATGGGGAGGATGAGGACAGGAGGGAGAAGAAAGACATGGTGGAGGAGCTTCTTGAAGCAGAGGGTGGGAGCTTCTCAGCTGAGGAAATGGTGGACTTCTGCCTGTCTCTGCTGGTGGCTGGCTACGAGACGACGTCAGTGCTCATGACGCTTGCTGTGAAGTTCCTCACTGAGACACCCACTGCGCTGGCGCAGCTCAAG GAAGAGCATGACAATATCAGAGATATAAAAGGCAAAAACCAACCGTTGGAATGGAGCGATTACAAGTCAATGCCATTTACACAATGT GTGATAAACGAGACACTCCGTGTGGCCAACTTAATAAGTGGGGTATTCAGGCGAGCAAACACAGACATTCATTTTAAAG aCTACATTATTCCAAAGGGCTGTAAAATATTTGCTTCATTCCGAGCTGTGCACCTTAACAATGAACACTATGAGAATGCTCGAACCTTTGACCCTTGGAGATGGCAG AGCAAAAATAAACTTCAGAACACGGTAGGGGCCAATTTGTTTACTCCCTTTGGTGGTGGACCTCGTCTGTGCCCAGGCTATGAGCTTGCCCGGGTTGTTGTTTCTGTTTTTCTCCATCATCTTGTGACGCGCTTTAG CTGGGAAGAAGCCGAAGAAGATAGGCTTGTCTTCTTTCCCACCACTCGAACTCTCAAAGGATACCCCATCAATCTCCGGCGTCGACCAGATTCCGTTTTCTGA
- the LOC133906278 gene encoding two-component response regulator ORR9-like, whose amino-acid sequence MAVATETPFHVLAVDDSLPDRKLIERLLKTSSFQVTTVDSGSKALQFLGLHDEDSPVSVHADQLDVAVNLIITDYCMPGMTGYDLLKKIKESSFLRDIPVVIMSSENIPSRINRCLEEGADEFFLKPVRLSDMSKLKPHILKSRCKEHNHQEQHQQSDSNSSESSNPTNNSSGDSSNSRKRKAADDEILPQTIRLRHS is encoded by the exons ATGGCGGTAGCCACAGAGACTCCGTTCCATGTCCTTGCTGTGGATGACAGCCTCCCAGATAGGAAACTCATTGAGAGGCTTCTCAAGACATCTTCTTTCCAAG TAACCACtgttgattccgggagcaaggCTCTGCAGTTCTTGGGGCTCCATGATGAGGACAGCCCAGTTTCTGTTCATGCGGACCAGCTG GATGTTGCGGTGAACCTGATCATCACAGACTATTGCATGCCTGGCATGACAGGATATGATCTGCTCAAGAAGATCAAG GAATCATCGTTTCTCAGAGATATCCCAGTTGTGATCATGTCGTCTGAGAACATTCCTTCAAGGATCAACAG ATGCCTGGAGGAAGGAGCGGATGAGTTTTTCCTGAAACCAGTGCGGCTATCAGACATGAGCAAGCTGAAGCCCCACATACTGAAAAGCAGATGCAAGGAGCACAATCACCAGGAACAACACCAACAAAGCGACAGCAATAGCAGCGAAAGCAGTAACCCCACAAACAACAGCAGCGGTGATAGCAGCAATAGCCGCAAGAGAAAGGCAGCAGACGACGAAATTTTGCCCCAGACAATCAGACTAAGGCACAGTTAG